In Humulus lupulus chromosome 6, drHumLupu1.1, whole genome shotgun sequence, a single genomic region encodes these proteins:
- the LOC133784759 gene encoding probable caffeine synthase MTL2, whose translation MEAEQVFPMKGGVGNSSYAKNSSLQKMVISKVRATVEEAALEVYCNIFPDCMRIADLGCSSGPNSLAPTSYILDAIISQCSNQMIMKKKKPLTFQVFLNDLPGNDFNTVFQSLSTFYERLQNNGKGDKFDHPLCFVMAMPGSFYGRLFPNNFIHFFHSSYSLQWLSKVPKGLVSETGEAHNKDNIYVTKASPNVVVKAYFSQFQEDFTYFLRCRSEEIIIGGSMVLTILGSITSNDHKHVLEVVGRALNDMVSEGIIEEKCLASFNMPVYSPNAKELRKVVEEEGSFELHKLEKFKVTWDAGFNEEKGKINNSINVDDDDNIDKYNRGKYVSDYMRAILEPIMMKQFGEKIMDDLFERFTHTIIESMANENCHNINLVIYLIKNQG comes from the exons ATGGAAGCCGAGCAAGTTTTCCCCATGAAAGGTGGTGTGGGCAACTCAAGCTATGCAAAAAACTCTTCACTTCAA AAGATGGTTATTTCAAAAGTTAGAGCCACAGTAGAAGAAGCTGCTTTGGAAGTTTATTGTAATATCTTTCCAGATTGTATGAGAATAGCTGACTTGGGTTGTTCTTCTGGGCCAAACTCCCTGGCCCCTACATCTTATATTTTAGATGCAATAATAAGCCAATGCTCGAATCAGatgattatgaaaaaaaaaaagccattgaCATTCCAAGTGTTCCTCAATGATCTTCCTGGAAATGATTTCAACACTGTCTTTCAATCGCTTTCGACCTTCTATGAGAGGCTGCAGAACAATGGAAAGGGAGACAAGTTTGATCATCCCTTATGCTTTGTCATGGCTATGCCAGGGAGCTTCTATGGAAGGCTTTTCCCTAATAACTTCATACACTTCTTTCATTCTTCTTACAGCTTGCAATGGTTGTCTAAG GTTCCAAAAGGGTTGGTTAGTGAAACAGGAGAAGCACATAACAAAGACAATATTTATGTTACGAAGGCAAGTCCTAATGTGGTTGTGAAAGCATATTTTAGTCAATTTCAAGAGGATTTCACATACTTTTTAAGGTGTCGTTCAGAGGAAATTATCATTGGTGGATCTATGGTACTAACAATATTGGGCAGTATTACAAGTAATGATCATAAACATGTGTTGGAGGTAGTGGGAAGGGCGTTGAATGACATGGTCTCCGAG GGCATAATTGAAGAGAAATGTTTGGCTAGTTTTAACATGCCAGTGTATAGTCCCAATGCGAAGGAATTGAGAAAAGTGGTTGAAGAAGAAGGATCTTTTGAATTACATAAGCTTGAAAAATTCAAAGTTACTTGGGATGCTGGATTTaatgaagaaaaaggaaaaatcaATAATAGTATTAatgttgatgatgatgataatatAGATAAATACAATCGAGGGAAGTACGTTTCGGATTACATGAGAGCAATTTTGGAACCTATTATGATGAAACAATTTGGAGAAAAAATCATGGATGATTTATTTGAGAGGTTCACTCACACGATCATCGAATCAATGGCCAATGAAAATTGCCACAACATAAACTTGGTTATTTATTTGATAAAGAATCAAGGTTAA